In a genomic window of Mycolicibacterium neoaurum VKM Ac-1815D:
- the trpD gene encoding anthranilate phosphoribosyltransferase: MSSAENVSENITWPLILGRLTTHQDLLRGQSAWAMDQIMTGSATPAQISGFAVAMRMKRPTSAEVTELADTMLKHARRIPAALIGDRAAEAVDIVGTGGDGANTVNLSTMASIVTAASGIPVVKHGNRAASSLSGGADTLEALGVRIDLGPDEVARSVAEVGIAFAFAPQFHPSYRHASVVRREIGVPTVFNLLGPLTNPAAPRAGLFGCAWGDLAEVMAGVFAARGASALVVHGDDGLDELTTTTTSTIWRVQAGTVDRLTLDPAAFGFRRADLSELVGGDAEANAASVRAVLGGAQGPVRDAVILNAAGAMVAHAGLTSDAQWTPSWESALARAAESIDSGAAERLLANWVRFTQKAAS; the protein is encoded by the coding sequence GTGTCATCCGCTGAGAACGTCTCCGAGAACATCACCTGGCCCCTGATCCTGGGTCGGCTCACCACGCATCAGGATCTGTTGCGCGGCCAGTCGGCATGGGCCATGGACCAGATCATGACCGGCTCGGCGACCCCGGCGCAGATCTCCGGGTTCGCGGTGGCGATGCGGATGAAGCGACCGACGTCGGCGGAAGTGACCGAACTGGCCGACACCATGCTCAAGCATGCCCGCCGAATCCCGGCCGCACTGATCGGTGACCGGGCGGCCGAGGCCGTGGACATCGTCGGCACCGGCGGCGACGGCGCCAACACCGTGAACCTGTCGACCATGGCCTCCATCGTCACCGCGGCGTCCGGTATCCCGGTGGTCAAACACGGCAACCGCGCCGCCTCGTCGCTGTCCGGTGGCGCCGACACCCTCGAGGCGCTGGGCGTGCGCATCGACCTGGGACCCGACGAGGTGGCCCGCAGCGTCGCCGAGGTCGGTATCGCCTTCGCCTTCGCGCCGCAGTTCCATCCGTCCTACCGGCATGCCTCGGTGGTGCGCCGCGAGATCGGCGTGCCCACGGTCTTCAACCTGCTCGGTCCGCTGACCAACCCGGCCGCGCCGCGCGCCGGGCTGTTCGGTTGCGCCTGGGGCGATCTGGCCGAGGTGATGGCCGGGGTCTTCGCCGCCCGCGGTGCCAGCGCGCTGGTGGTGCACGGCGATGACGGTCTCGACGAACTCACCACGACGACCACCAGCACCATCTGGCGGGTGCAGGCAGGCACGGTGGACCGGCTGACGCTGGACCCCGCCGCGTTCGGTTTCCGGCGGGCCGATCTCAGCGAGCTCGTCGGCGGCGATGCCGAGGCCAACGCGGCCTCGGTGCGTGCGGTGCTGGGCGGGGCCCAGGGCCCGGTGCGCGATGCGGTGATCCTCAACGCCGCCGGCGCGATGGTGGCCCACGCCGGACTGACCAGTGATGCGCAATGGACACCGTCCTGGGAGTCCGCGCTGGCCCGGGCCGCCGAGTCGATCGACTCGGGCGCAGCGGAGCGGCTGCTGGCCAACTGGGTGCGCTTCACCCAGAAGGCCGCAAGCTAG